In Callospermophilus lateralis isolate mCalLat2 chromosome 18, mCalLat2.hap1, whole genome shotgun sequence, one DNA window encodes the following:
- the Tsnaxip1 gene encoding translin-associated factor X-interacting protein 1, with protein MGGHLSPWPTYTSGQTILQNRKPCSDDSWKQVGSLKQYPMSTAKPRYLEQLENYLRKELLLLDLGKDSTQELRLQPYREIFEFFIEDFKTYKPLLSSIKNAYEVMLAHQREKIRALEPLKAKLVTLNEDCNERIMAMRAEERYEISMLKKEKMNLLKLIDKKNEEKISLQTEVSKLRKNLAEEYLHYLSERDARKILIGDLNELRYQREDMSLAQSPGVWGEDPVKLTLALKMTRQDLTRTQMELNTMKANFGDVVPRRDFEMQEKINKDLQEQLDSLRADYEEVCKEHDSLLQMHMSTLKERDQFFSELQEIQRTSTPRPNWTKCEDVVAGGQERWHMLAADKNSDQLVDVLLEEIGEGLLREKNYFPGLGYGETIPTFLRFDGPVENKKPSKKEVVNILKDAWKERLAQEQKEKFPDFFFNFLERRFGPSDAIAWAYTIFENIKLFHTNEVMSQFYAVLMGKRTESVYINQKETVAQLQKEMTNADSQNEGLLSMEQFSNILKSTFPLKKEEQIQELMEAGGWHPNSNSSDLFNYRSLFMENEEGQSDLFVQKLWQQYVIEKDEYLRELKQELGLELHNEVTLSKMRRALMNIDPSLDKQTLSNYLSQAFQLPISELPEEGNEVEEGIKLCLRLALEQLQMADVKRTGPRDIEPTS; from the exons ATGGGTGGCCACCTGTCCCCATGGCCCACATACACCAGTGGTCAGACTATTCTGCAAAATCGAAAACCCTGTTCAGATGACTCCTGGAAGCAAGTCGG TAGCTTGAAGCAGTATCCCATGAGCACTGCCAAGCCAAGATACCTGGAACAACTAGAGAACTACCTACGCAAGGAGCTCCTTCTGTTGGACTTGGGCAAGGATTCTACCCAGGAACTGAGACTGCAG ccttacaGAGAGATCTTTGAGTTCTTCATAGAGGATTTCAAAACATATAAACCATTGCTATCCTCCATCAAGAATGCATATGAGGTGATGCTGG CCCACCAAAGGGAGAAGATTCGTGCCCTGGAGCCACTGAAGGCCAAGCTTGTCACTCTGAACGAGGATTGCAATGAAAGAATCATGGCTATGAGGGCTGAGGAGAGGTATGAAATCTCCATGCTCAAGAAAGAGAAGATGAATTTGTTAAAACTCATTGACAAAAAGAATGAAGAGAAGATCTCATTGCAGACAGAG GTGTCCAAACTGAGGAAGAACTTGGCTGAGGAGTACCTGCACTACCTCAGTGAGCGAGATGCCCGCAAGATCCTCATTGGAGATCTGAATGAGCTTCGGTACCAGCGGGAGGACATGTCACTAGCCCAGTCCCCAG GCGTCTGGGGGGAGGACCCCGTAAAGCTAACCCTGGCTCTGAAGATGACCCGGCAAGATCTGACCCGCACACAGATGGAACTCAACACCATGAAGGCCAACTTTGGAGATGTGGTACCCAGGAGAGACTTTGAAATGCAGGAAAAGATTAACAAGGATCTTCAAGAGCAG CTGGACAGTCTGCGAGCTGATTATGAAGAGGTCTGCAAGGAGCATGATTCACTGCTACAGATGCACATGAGCACACTGAAGGAACGAGACCAGTTCTTTTCTGAGCTGCAGGAGATCCAGCGTACATCCACACCACGACCTAACTGGACCAAGTGTGAAG ATGTGGTGGCTGGAGGCCAAGAACGCTGGCATATGCTGGCAGCAGACAAGAACAGTGACCAGCTGGTTGATGTGCTATTGGAGGAGATTGGCGAAGGCCTGCTCCGGGAGAAAAACTACTTTCCTGGTCTG GGTTATGGGGAAACCATCCCCACTTTCCTTCGGTTTGATGGCCctgtggagaacaagaaaccaagCAAGAAGGAAGTGGTAAACATCCTTAAGGATGCCTGGAAGGAACGTCTGGCACAGGAACAG AAAGAAAAGTTTccagatttcttttttaatttcttggagCGTCGCTTTGGGCCCAGTGATGCCATAGCCTGGGCTTATACCATTTTTGAGAATATCAAGCTCTTCCACACCAATGAAGTCATGAGTCAATTCTATGCAGTTCTAATGGGAAAG AGGACAGAGAGTGTGTATATCAACCAGAAGGAAACAGTAGCCCAGCTGCAAAAAGAGATGACCAATGCTGACAGTCAGAACGAAGGGCTACTAAGCATGGAGCAGTTCAG CAACATCCTTAAGAGCACTTTCCCCCTCAAGAAGGAAGAGCAAATTCAGGAGCTGATGGAGGCAGGGGGCTGGCATCCCAACAGCAACAGTTCAGACTTGTTCAACTACCGCTCATTGTTTATGGAG AATGAGGAGGGCCAGAGTGATCTCTTTGTGCAAAAGCTGTGGCAACAGTATGTGATTGAGAAGGATGAGTACCTACGTGAACTAAAGCAGGAGCTGGGCCTGGAACT CCATAATGAGGTGACCCTATCCAAGATGCGTAGGGCCTTGATGAACATTGATCCCAGCCTGGACAAGCAGACTTTGAGCAACTACCTGAGCCAGGCATTTCAGCTTCCCATATCAGAACTTCCAGAGGAAGGCAACGAGGTGGAGGAGGGCATCAAGCTATGTCTTAGGCTTGCACTGGAACAGCTTCAGATGGCTGATGTCAAGCGCACAGGGCCTCGGGACATAGAGCCTACAAGCTAG